In Bacillus sp. SM2101, a single window of DNA contains:
- a CDS encoding phosphotransferase — protein sequence MTFLIEAHDNNKYVLKQHLGIKTANMIESELLWLKAIAKDTNLNVQRTIKNTYDELTTLVFDKVTGTSFYWTLQVYIVGETLKGQPSESEIENLAQLMVTLHEHSINWNIPDGFERPIYETEDLIYSLQQLKKMMSIRKMTSNDFEIIEKATKKISLIIKAQDKTKDTWGLIHADLHESNYVLYQGQSAPIDFSSCGFGFYLYDIAITFLHLNPQGRKNFISYYQKGRNLQDDYIQVLEAFFLWAIIKNLAFLAKNPKEHKEFSNIIPFLVKNCVKFLQGEKFLL from the coding sequence ATGACATTTTTAATTGAGGCACATGATAATAATAAGTACGTATTAAAACAACATTTAGGAATTAAAACGGCTAACATGATTGAATCAGAGTTGCTATGGCTTAAAGCGATAGCAAAGGATACAAATTTAAATGTCCAAAGAACGATAAAAAATACATATGATGAATTAACTACTTTAGTGTTTGATAAAGTCACAGGCACAAGTTTTTATTGGACACTTCAAGTTTATATTGTAGGTGAAACATTAAAAGGTCAACCCTCTGAAAGTGAAATAGAAAATCTAGCACAATTGATGGTTACCCTACATGAACATTCGATTAATTGGAACATACCGGATGGATTTGAAAGACCTATCTATGAAACTGAAGATCTTATATATTCACTTCAACAATTAAAAAAAATGATGTCAATCAGGAAAATGACATCTAACGATTTTGAAATAATTGAAAAAGCTACTAAAAAAATATCCTTAATAATTAAAGCGCAGGACAAAACTAAAGATACATGGGGTCTAATTCATGCGGATCTTCATGAGAGTAATTATGTGCTTTATCAAGGTCAATCTGCCCCAATTGATTTTTCATCATGTGGTTTTGGTTTTTATTTATATGATATAGCAATAACTTTTCTGCATCTCAATCCACAAGGGAGAAAAAATTTTATTTCTTATTATCAAAAAGGAAGAAATCTTCAAGATGACTACATTCAAGTATTGGAGGCATTTTTCTTATGGGCAATAATAAAGAATTTAGCATTTCTTGCTAAAAATCCAAAAGAACACAAAGAGTTTTCCAATATTATCCCATTCTTAGTAAAAAATTGTGTTAAATTCTTACAAGGAGAAAAGTTCTTGTTATAG
- a CDS encoding DUF6463 family protein: protein MKLWKLSGILLIGTGILHTIVGLIIGWGVLGEIVKEGIFNTVGTQYDRNAAVWFLLCGIFWVIIGQFMHLYVKERQQPLPRFIGWYFLIIGILGVFISPVSGFWLFIPQALIIIYADTIFTYNPRN, encoded by the coding sequence ATGAAACTTTGGAAACTGAGCGGAATATTGCTGATTGGAACAGGAATCTTACACACCATTGTGGGTCTAATTATAGGGTGGGGTGTGCTGGGGGAAATTGTTAAAGAAGGTATTTTCAATACTGTGGGGACACAATATGATCGTAATGCTGCAGTATGGTTTTTATTATGTGGGATATTTTGGGTTATAATTGGTCAATTTATGCATTTATATGTGAAGGAAAGACAACAGCCATTACCTCGTTTCATTGGCTGGTATTTTCTTATCATTGGGATTTTAGGAGTATTCATATCTCCTGTGTCTGGTTTTTGGCTATTTATTCCGCAAGCTCTAATTATAATTTATGCGGATACAATATTTACTTACAATCCAAGAAACTAG
- a CDS encoding helix-turn-helix domain-containing protein: protein MVKLSIAKKVFDYKCKLINERVRVLDILYIPPSKHLREFIDCYWIWESSNDNQQIKLPRVLPSINIEMVFHYQSPIIFINHKKIPSKLSDAHVVGIQKSYIDLHATGKIGMIAVRFLPGSFHHFCNENMANFTNNLRGITEIWGNLGDELQYQIKDSSTLKQKVEIIEKYLLLLLKHYHKNTDYQKIQAYVIDKLTYSSSFTTIQNLCNEINVSQRQLQRIFRELVGVSPTFYRKLSTFAETSQKICLYEKQKYLDIIYEGGYYDQSHFINVFKQFSGLSPLSVLSKEFMSYFYNTKTPPASKICTN, encoded by the coding sequence GTGGTAAAACTTTCTATAGCAAAAAAAGTATTCGATTATAAGTGTAAACTCATAAATGAAAGGGTGAGGGTATTGGATATTTTATACATACCTCCTTCAAAACACTTGAGAGAATTTATAGATTGTTATTGGATATGGGAATCTAGCAATGACAATCAACAAATCAAGTTACCTAGAGTTTTACCTAGTATAAATATCGAGATGGTCTTCCACTATCAGTCCCCTATTATATTTATTAACCATAAAAAAATTCCATCTAAGCTTTCTGATGCCCATGTAGTTGGCATACAAAAAAGTTATATAGATTTACATGCAACAGGAAAAATAGGTATGATAGCTGTTCGTTTTCTACCAGGATCATTTCATCATTTTTGTAATGAAAATATGGCAAATTTCACAAATAATTTAAGGGGTATTACAGAAATTTGGGGTAACTTAGGAGACGAATTACAGTATCAAATTAAAGATTCTTCGACGTTAAAGCAGAAGGTCGAAATTATAGAAAAGTATTTATTATTGTTATTAAAGCATTATCACAAGAATACTGATTATCAAAAAATCCAAGCATATGTAATCGATAAATTAACTTATTCTAGCAGTTTTACAACGATTCAAAACCTATGTAATGAAATAAATGTTAGCCAGAGGCAGCTGCAAAGAATCTTCCGCGAATTGGTTGGGGTAAGTCCTACATTTTATCGGAAACTCTCTACATTTGCTGAAACTTCACAAAAGATTTGCTTATACGAAAAACAAAAGTATCTAGACATCATATATGAAGGTGGATACTACGATCAATCTCATTTCATTAATGTTTTTAAACAATTTTCTGGACTAAGCCCACTCTCAGTCTTATCAAAAGAATTTATGTCGTATTTTTACAATACAAAAACTCCTCCTGCATCTAAAATATGCACAAACTAA
- a CDS encoding VOC family protein, with protein sequence MEVNQLKRGKLGQTIQVRLVSNLTKSQEYYRDVLGCEIDDWGHAKRDGMTIILQQSEFPEDVRPNAASKKRSDYPTDWQGPEFGWDTFIHFSWDDLDSLVKEARGNGGNIAVEPFTGTHGEWEFKNTCIQDPDGYNIVLGSMRKI encoded by the coding sequence ATGGAAGTAAACCAACTAAAGCGTGGGAAATTAGGACAAACCATTCAAGTACGTTTAGTCTCTAACTTAACAAAATCGCAGGAATATTACCGTGATGTCCTAGGGTGTGAAATTGATGACTGGGGACACGCAAAAAGAGACGGCATGACTATTATTCTCCAACAATCGGAATTTCCTGAGGATGTGAGACCTAACGCTGCATCAAAAAAGCGTTCAGATTATCCAACTGATTGGCAAGGCCCTGAATTCGGATGGGATACGTTTATTCATTTTAGTTGGGATGATTTGGACAGTCTAGTGAAAGAAGCTCGAGGAAATGGTGGAAATATTGCGGTTGAGCCGTTTACTGGCACACACGGCGAGTGGGAGTTTAAAAATACTTGTATCCAAGACCCGGATGGATACAATATCGTTTTAGGTTCAATGCGCAAAATTTAG
- a CDS encoding CD3324 family protein, protein MSKQTITEKLPKELLVELQKYVPGEIIYVPKPKKDYQKWGVNSGGRKKIDYRNTLIKNGFNNGRSIDQLADEYFLSTETIKKIVYSKK, encoded by the coding sequence ATGAGTAAACAGACAATTACAGAAAAATTACCTAAAGAATTACTTGTAGAACTTCAAAAGTATGTACCAGGGGAAATCATATATGTTCCTAAACCGAAAAAGGATTATCAAAAATGGGGAGTAAACTCTGGCGGCAGAAAGAAAATTGACTATAGGAACACCTTAATTAAAAATGGATTTAACAATGGAAGATCCATTGATCAATTAGCAGACGAGTATTTTCTTTCAACAGAAACAATAAAAAAAATCGTATATTCAAAAAAATAG